aaaatatttaaaaaaaaaattataaaaattattttttataaattgtattttacaattttacaaattttacaattaatataaaaaaaaaaatgaaacttcgaacataatattactgcatttcaacaatatataaaatatattttaggatatattttgtattttaatttttaattaagaatgTTCGTGATAGCTAGAAAGACTGTTGTGGTGTGTTTGAGTATGTGGCTGATTTTGGGGCAGATTTACAGGAGAATGGGTAGCCTgagaaaattgtatattttgctTATTCTGCATATAATGCTGAGGCACAGGAGCAAGCATGGGAGACTGATAAGGAGAATTAATATTGTGGTGTGAAATAAGAGATGAGTCAGTGAGTACATTTAATGGTGTCTGAGAGGGACTTGGGGAATAACCTTGAGAATATGAAGAATGAAAATCGGTTTGTGGATTATTAGAAATTTGACTTATTTGTTGAatgccatttaaaaaataaatatatagttgagTTTTTTTGTCCTGTGAGAGTTGTTTAATTTGTGGCAACAATGATAATAGAAATAACTTGTCAGGGTCAGTTTCTTCTCTTGGTCTATTACGTAAATAGTCAatcaatttgttttcaaatgcTGTTTCATTTTTGGTACttttagtttttgattttttactgATGGTAGGTGAGTATGGACGTTTGTTACTTTCAGTTTCACGGGACTCTGTGACATTGGtgtatgttaaattattgttttcgctTGATTCAAAggagttttctatttttttacttttttttttaacatacataTTGCTGGTTGAAGGAGATTGAACAGCTACTTCACTTTCATTCAAGCCAACCATCAATAACTCATCTTCTCTTTCACTATCTTGGTCACTAAACTCTTCGTTACTCGATTCACTAGAAATATTGCTCTCAgtcctacaaaaaaaaaaaaaaaaatgttaataatatctatatactatttttacattGACCTAATTAATTACTTTCTGTTTTCCATTGTTGGACGCAAAAATTCCAATGCTTTGGCATAAGTATAACATTTGGTACTTTTAGCAGCCATACCAGACTTTGAAACACATTTTCTTCGAgtcaagtagaaaaattaaatctaaatttcatagtcactaaataataatgtatatatatatttatttaaacctctataagataaataatcgaTTACGACGTAAACTTAATCGCTCTTGCTGTGTCAGTCGGTTATTGACATACCACTTGGCACTCGGTTACATCGTTTTTCGTTGTCCGCAAATCGTTAATATGCCGAAAATAAATGTGTGTCTACCTATAATCTAAATTACTCTTGCTGTATCAGTCAGTTATCGACATACCAGTATACAACTGAGTTTCGTCGATTGTCGTTGtccgtaaattgtaaatatgccAAAAATAAGGAGTTCGTTTTCTAACAAAATTCTATTCCTGGATCGAAAGGTGCAACACTTGCAACAAAACTAAACGAGCTTTCCAACAAAAATTAAGGTCTGAAGATTCTACGAAAATTAATTCAGTGTTATTAGGCGAAAACGTTCAGCTCGAAGATCTTTATGAAGACCCGACAATACTAAGTTGCTTCAAATATGCCCCAATAACTTTGGTTGACGTCGAACGTTCGTTCTCggtctttaaaaatatgttaaccgaTAAACGATACAGCTTCACAGAAGAAAAACTTGAAATGCAcatgattattcattttaataataaataaaattttaaaaataaattaagtttttcagaaaattccctaaatttttttttatgaagtacctatttaagtaattaattattataagttgtattgtaaattttaaataaataaaacatttttgcatattttttactaatttttatgattttgactccatattttttgcatattttcatgatttttactgcatattttttgcatattttcatgatttttactgcatactatatggcatatttcaatacttttaagtgcatacaaatccgcgctctagtgataggtaatgattaaggattactgatcaagaggggtatatgtgtaataataacatggtaggtgtgatacataatgtaaaaaataaatattacacaagtgatatagcttttacatgtatgtttttctcatgcgttcttaaaatatatcaattgttgattaacaatagttaaggttttattagcaTACAAACATGTCGATGCATGACTAGTCttgatgaatgttgtttttctcagatgtattacataacaattgatcaagatgttgtttgatacataatgtatccgttggttcgaaagtataaaggagatatgaaaattaatataccgttggatatataatatggatgaggcatcatatacgtttttatatattattacctagaagatgttgaaataccgagaaatatatgttactcagataattatacaattttataatccatttaatggataagtaagaaccttgtaaatatttattgtaaaccttaatattatataccttaatactttttatatatcgtgtctttttgtttcatataaattatttaatttcctataaatattagaataatctacgtctcacattgcgtaggtgctggtgcggggtgtttgggtgtatttcataataataataaaaattcaaattaccaCATACAGCATAAAAAGAAGAATTTTAACATACCATAcaaggcataataatataatttattgaccaTGTGGtcctagaaaaaaaaacacatttttatcgcAGCGCACCTATAACAATCTAACCTGGCAATGTTATGCAACGGGTTGAACTTGGGGCATATGGTGACCTACCAGGGAGGGCTTAAAGGGAAACATATGTGTTATGCATACCATAGGGAGATGATGATAATTGCAGGGTTCAGCTGTCTCCACACCGTAGCTGCCAGAACAAACTGCCACCGCGGAACGAAGCCGACGCACCAACCAACAAACACCGACAGGAACAATTTCTGTAAATGATTACTGGATATAAATGTGATCATGGGTGGgacataaaaacatatttataataatatgacaattaccttgatagtataatacaattttctcctaaaaaatttgtttttgacaatgtattttattttctttaaataccaAGAAGATAATTTAATGTGGCTTttgttaagttaatataataataagtgatctCTTGCAAGAGAATAATATTGAAGCTCAcattgtgaataataataacaataaaaaaatagagattttgggtataataatgtttaaggAATTTtggagaataatataaaatgctatTTTGTTacaggataataatattttataagattgaACCGGATAATTTTTTACCCTGCCATGTGTAGTgccataattaaaataattcacatGTTATAATACTCAACAAtgtgccatttaaaaaaaaaaaaattacaatatatgaaTCTCCCCGGAGCCTCCATGAGTGAGAGTACAGAGCTTTTTAGAGCTAAGCAAACCACCCACAACTTGAGGGGAACACTGTAACGAGATAAAACGGAGTGCCCATTTAGGTGGCGCACTCTCGTTACTCGTTACTGCCCTGTTGTACCACCGCGCGCTCACGCCACGACCGAAACACCGTCGAACGCGCAACAGCGACTGTTCGCAATAAATATAGATAGCGTACCGCGCAGTATACTGTTTCCGAACGGCCGCCGCCCTCCGGGAAATCGTCCACTACAAGAAAACCCCAAGACTTAAAACCAAAGTCTTTCAAGATTCTAAATCAGTAGAAGTGCATCTACCttctagaatttttaaaatggttttaagtCTAACAGCATGAACAGGATGCACAAATACCGCCACACATGAATTACATACATCACAACGGACAGGTATACCATAAGTAGAGGCCAGCGGACCCAGTGCTGACCACCTCGCTCCCTGCTGAGTGCAGTGAATGTTCAAGCCGGACGATACTTTGAGATCGTTAGACACGGATGTAATCACTGTACTAACAACAGCACCACTCCCTGGCCTGCAGATAAGCCGGACGGTACTCGTGACCGTTAGACACGGATATGCTACAGGCTTTACCCACCAACCTACGACTTCTTTAAGTCTAGTTGGGCCCCCCAGTTCCCCTTCTCGGGCCGTGAGAGGTCACAGTGTCCGAGTCCGTAACCGTTCAGTAAATCGAGAACGCCGAggcatcgccgccgccgtcccaTCGTTATACGCAGTTCAATGAatcgagaacgccgagccatcgTCGCCGCTGTCCGATCAGAACTGCCTAACCCGTTGAACCAGGGCGTGAGTATTCCTAGCCCAGCTGCCACCATAGGGAGCCACCTGTCCAGAATACCACGGCACTTATTGAGGAGCATCCGTGCTCTACCAGCGAGACGGATATTGCCAAGAAAACAGTCATCCACCAACACACAGGAATAAACTGTGAGTTTCATGTATGTTGCCCACCCTTTTATGTAAtccctatacaaaatattttaactgtaaacttttttgtgtataaaacatattataatatcgataaaagaaaatactgtaaaatacaacatcaattattgtatcataaagtttaatgaaaataaacgtTGATTGAGTTATAATACAAGTAACAACGATTCAGTTTTCATTACATTGGCGCCCAACTGCAGTGCTTATACATACTACTTATACATGGAAAACGAACGCTCTACATCCACTGAAGTGATCGGTGCATACTTCTGacacggtacgcagcggccaccagtacaaagtacaggtaccgcagcgaccagtctacatttttcgtcaaccgccactacgggctacggcgcgacaacgccaactcccccaccacgccacaaaggcacaaggtgggacgggaaggcgagtcgcgtagaacgagtaccggccgtcgtagacTAGTCACTAGTCAAAAAACACACGCAACGACCACAacctacatatttttcataaagtCGCCGTTAGTGGTTCTCGTTTCTTTGTTATTGTCAATATCGTTTCGTGTACAAATATTCCGTATAATCATATacgttaataaatacaaatcagtGTTTATCAAAATTGTGTTGTCATATTCGTTTCGAAAACCACCCATTCTACCCCATCAACGaccggctctccgcggaccacctaccaccaccgtcgtagccgcgtcaaaTTGACTCCCCGCAGAGGAATCATCGCCTCAAGCCAGCGAAAAGGTAAGAGTTTTTCACGCTGACACATACCTCGGTAGATtgcttatattaagttaatattaagactTTTAGCCAGGAGTGTGTTTGCTGGTTAGCTAGGATTCCCAGTGAACATTACGTAAGAATTATTTCTAGCACGTAACAGGGAATCCCGCGCAGCCGTGCATAACCGTGATACGGATTGGGAAGTAGTTATATAACAACCGCCACCCCTCCGCAACGCCTACCTTTCGTCCCGCGACATTACCGTCGATAAAAGCACAGCGCGCAGG
This genomic window from Metopolophium dirhodum isolate CAU chromosome 1, ASM1992520v1, whole genome shotgun sequence contains:
- the LOC132934109 gene encoding uncharacterized protein LOC132934109, whose protein sequence is MAAKSTKCYTYAKALEFLRPTMENRKTESNISSESSNEEFSDQDSEREDELLMVGLNESEVAVQSPSTSNMYVKKKSKKIENSFESSENNNLTYTNVTESRETESNKRPYSPTISKKSKTKSTKNETAFENKLIDYLRNRPREETDPDKLFLLSLLPQIKQLSQDKKTQLYIYFLNGIQQISQISNNPQTDFHSSYSQGYSPSPSQTPLNVLTDSSLISHHNINSPYQSPMLAPVPQHYMQNKQNIQFSQATHSPVNLPQNQPHTQTHHNSLSSYHEHS